The Theileria orientalis strain Shintoku DNA, chromosome 2, complete genome genome has a window encoding:
- a CDS encoding phosphoglucosamine mutase, which yields MLDFSVVPDGPSIPPGYIDLSYGTSGFRANALFPQNNLEHVAYRCGLLFASLPFFSDEYFEKYSKFLGSDRRFGLGVVVTASHNPCCDNGIKLFSPSGHMLESSWEPYFTSFVNSRRNVRDALCEIYGRFTYRPRDLNLSVLIGWDTRTSSESLVANLRLGIESVFKLLDLGASEVRLVGTVTSPCISYLLSSNNLDVEDDHQYLRFLNDSVMNVVLKFQALGLLDVGPTAKREELLFDCAYGVGGPKVMKAFGVFRHLGLLPAVCNLHRFGTEYDLNNKCGASYVFNTGYLPESLKPDLQKYLAKRFCSFDGDADRIIYYMPADAELNADNEYGVLVLNGDRLIVVTLMLLWTLLRTWRKRLRIGVLLTRYSNGSTVSFIRGLFQRWHSENSSILWELEFFNSGIKNAERLSEKYYVSVYYETNGHGNVVFNPLFAQDPCDRISCSDQFPSRLYSQSLADLRRRLDPSDPSFDVGFRDRFSESLLFEFLSMFFPGGDAILNSLVLELAFKTLKLTFRDCLGLYSYLPFSLSKYDIPVTFRELFVSSPEDETILVEPEGFQDKINSVTGQFSCCRAFLRPSGTEPLLRVYVEAENQADVDHVHAFIIKLVEDFLSTKRL from the coding sequence atgttggACTTTTCTGTTGTTCCTGACGGGCCTTCCATACCTCCCGGTTATATCGACCTTTCTTACGGGACTTCTGGTTTCAGGGCTAACGCTTTATTTCCACAAAATAATTTGGAACACGTCGCTTACAGATGTGGACTGTTGTTCGCTTCCCTTCCATTTTTCTCCGATGAGTACTTCGAAAAGTACTCGAAATTTTTAGGAAGTGACCGTAGGTTCGGCCTGGGCGTTGTTGTTACCGCAAGTCATAACCCTTGCTGTGACAATGGCATTAAGCTGTTTTCCCCTTCCGGCCATATGCTCGAGTCCTCCTGGGAGCCCTACTTTACCAGTTTTGTTAACAGCAGAAGGAACGTTCGCGATGCACTGTGCGAAATTTATGGTCGATTCACCTACAGGCCCAGGGACCTGAACTTGAGTGTCCTGATTGGCTGGGATACCAGGACCTCTTCGGAATCCCTGGTCGCGAACTTAAGGCTCGGAATCGAGTCGGTGTTCAAACTTTTAGATTTGGGTGCCTCTGAGGTAAGGCTGGTCGGGACTGTTACCTCGCCCTGCATTTCCTACCTGCTTTCCTCAAACAATCTCGACGTAGAGGACGACCACCAGTATTTGCGGTTTTTGAACGACTCGGTCATGAACGTTGTTCTTAAGTTCCAGGCTCTGGGCCTCCTGGACGTGGGACCCACTGCGAAGCGCGAGGAGTTGTTATTTGACTGCGCCTACGGCGTCGGCGGCCCCAAGGTGATGAAGGCGTTCGGAGTCTTCAGGCACCTCGGGCTCCTCCCCGCCGTCTGCAACTTGCACCGGTTTGGCACTGAGTACGACTTGAACAACAAGTGCGGAGCCTCGTACGTTTTCAACACAGGCTACCTCCCCGAGAGCCTTAAGCCTGACCTTCAAAAGTACTTGGCGAAGCGCTTCTGCTCCTTTGACGGCGACGCGGACAGGATTATTTACTACATGCCCGCCGACGCTGAGCTCAACGCCGACAACGAGTATGGCGTCCTGGTGCTGAACGGCGACCGTCTCATTGTCGTCACGTTGATGCTGCTGTGGACGCTGCTCAGGACCTGGAGGAAAAGGCTGAGGATTGGGGTTCTCCTCACTCGCTACTCCAACGGCTCCACCGTCAGCTTCATCCGTGGCTTGTTTCAGAGGTGGCACTCTGAGAACTCAAGCATCCTCTGGGAGCTCGAGTTTTTCAACTCGGGCATAAAGAACGCCGAGAGGCTCTCCGAGAAGTACTACGTTTCAGTCTACTACGAGACCAACGGCCACGGCAACGTCGTGTTCAACCCCCTCTTCGCCCAGGACCCCTGCGACAGGATCAGTTGCTCAGACCAGTTCCCGAGTCGGCTGTACTCGCAGTCTCTTGCCGACTTGAGGCGCAGGCTCGACCCCTCTGACCCGTCCTTCGATGTTGGCTTTAGGGACAGGTTTTCTGAGTCGCTGCTTTTCGAGTTTTTGAGTATGTTCTTCCCTGGCGGCGACGCCATTCTCAACTCGCTGGTCCTCGAGCTCGCCTTCAAGACCCTCAAGTTGACTTTTCGGGACTGCTTGGGCCTCTACAGCTACTTGCCCTTCTCCCTTTCGAAGTATGACATTCCTGTGACGTTCAGGGAACTGTTTGTCTCCTCCCCTGAGGATGAGACTATTTTGGTGGAGCCTGAGGGGTTTCAGGACAAAATAAACTCTGTGACCGGCCAGTTCAGCTGCTGTCGCGCCTTTTTGCGTCCTTCTGGCACCGAGCCTCTTCTTCGCGTCTACGTTGAGGCTGAGAATCAGGCCGACGTGGACCACGTTCACGCGTTCATCATCAAGTTGGTTGAGGATTTTCTCAGCACCAAGAGGCTGTAA
- a CDS encoding metalloprotease, translating to MGVRNLFNKPLHFEYSLALFALWKLLRLYALSKQLCLVAKELAGEKKVVTTLARKDDENYKKTLALLKPYLTSAAYHKTLEYAKDKLKLQFLFEVVHLVASLAFAFNKTALKFWHFAGKLHNHRCVYSHVMAYVAVRAGFSFLFRFPFRYGSRFCLSKKHGLKTKSKFAFFKQLLACYLSIVFLGTLFLSGLTFLSKFSKKHFHLNVVLFLVALAMVYVWLVPCHFKLFLKAHLLHDSELKKEVDLMAKKLGLSHKNVRVVPSDEASELVTLAWGLGKSRWLYLNESYVNLGKPSALALVAHGLGHFRHHHFFKFFLIKVVKVALFVFAFHHFKGHNNLFKSFGTHSVSALPLRLDTFAATAYVFVSFFYVLKNVYSDFVEFDADRYAVKHGHGDELVNFWTTVYREKKWFFNVDPLYGPLFNERPSLFERVYAVYDATVPAKPAT from the exons ATGGGTGTACGCAATCTCTTTAACAAGCCTTTACACTTTGAATATTCATTGGCATTGTTTGCCTTGTGGAAATTGCTTAGACTTTACGCTTTATCTAAACAATTATGTTTAGTAGCTAAGGAGTTGGCCGGAGAGAAGAAAGTTGTTACAACATTGGCAAGAAAGGATGATGAAAATTACAAGAAAACTTTGGCTCTTCTTAAACCATATTTAACTTCTGCAGCCTACCACAAAACCTTGGAGTACGCTAAAGACAAACTTAAGTTGCAATTTCTTTTTGAAGTTGTTCATCTAGTTGCAAGCTTGGCGTTTgcttttaataaaacagcACTGAAATTTTGGCATTTTGCTGGAAAATTACACAATCATAGATGTGTTTACTCACAC GTCATGGCTTATGTTGCTGTGAGGGCTGGTTTTTCCTTTCTCTTTAGATTTCCATTCAGATATGGATCAAGGTTTTGTTTGTCTAAGAAGCACGGATTGAAGACCAAGAGCAAGTTTGCATTTTTCAAACAATTGTTAGCATGTTATCTATCGATTGTTTTCCTTGGTACCCTTTTCCTTTCAGGTTTAACGTTCTTGAGCAAGTTTTCAAAGAAACATTTCCACCTGAAC GTTGTTTTATTCTTGGTTGCTCTGGCAATGGTTTATGTATGGCTGGTTCCATGCCACTTCAAACTATTTCTCAAGGCCCATCTATTACACGATTCAGAACTTAAGAAGGAAGTTGACTTGATG gCCAAAAAATTGGGACTGTCGCACAAAAATGTAAGAGTTGTACCTTCAGATGAAGCCAGCGAGCTTGTTACTTTGGCTTGGGGACTTGGAAAGTCAAGATGGCTATATTTGAATGAATCTTATGTCAACCTGGGAAAACCCTCTGCTCTTGCACTGGTCGCTCACGGTTTAGGGCACTTCAGACATCatcattttttcaaatttttcTTAATTAAGGTCGTTAAAGTAGCCCTTTTTGTGTTTGCTTTCCATCACTTCAAGGGACACAACAACCTATTCAAGAGCTTCGGAACGCACTCAGTATCGGCATTGCCACTTAGACTCGATACTTTTGCGGCCACTGCTTATGTTTTTGTCTCCTTCTTCTACGTATTGAAAAATGTCTACAGCGACTTTGTTGAATTCGACGCTGACAGATATGCCGTCAAACATGGACACGGAGATGAATTAGTAAATTTCTGGACTACGGTATACAGGGAGAAAAAATGGTTTTTCAATGTAGACCCATTGTACGGTCCCCTATTTAATGAAAGACCATCTCTCTTCGAAAGAGTTTATGCCGTCTATGATGCAACTGTGCCAGCAAAGCCTGCTACTTAA
- a CDS encoding proteasome subunit alpha type 1 — MYRNQYDTDCITWSPQGRLFQVEYAMESVKQGTCCVGIKSNTHLVLCALKRKISKLAQVQDKLYKVGEYIGVAMSGITSDAKMIISYMRNECLNNRFLYGCDITASQLVSLVSEKSQANTQISSKRPFGVGLLVAGYDEVTGLHLYETCPSGNVVEFNATAFGARCQSAKTYLEKKILNFPESDLNSLVYHAIRALKTTIPNDGEFDVDVVSVGIVGKGTPWNLLDQDMVKKYVDKIKEEDNDNNNDVTMQ, encoded by the exons ATGTATAGGAACCAATACGATACTGATTGTATAACCTGGTCCCCTCAAGGACGTTTATTCCAAGTAGAATATGCTATGGAATCTGTCAAACAGGGAACTTGTTGTGTAGGTATAAAGTCGAATACACATTTg GTACTTTGTGCTCTTAAACGCAAGATTTCTAAGCTTGCTCAGGTTCAAGATAAACTATACAAAGTGGGTGAATATATCGGTGTTGCTATGTCCGGTATAACTTCTGATGCAAAAATGATAATCTCATATATGAGGAATGAATGTCTAAATAATAGATTCCTATATGGCTGTGATATTACTGCCTCTCAGCTCGTTTCACTTGTTTCCGAGA AATCTCAAGCTAACACTCAAATTTCTTCCAAGAGACCGTTTGGAGTAGGTCTTCTGGTCGCTGGATATGACGAGGTCACTGGTTTACACTTGTATGAGACTTGCCCATCCGGAAACGTTGTTGAGTTTAAT GCAACTGCTTTTGGAGCCAGGTGTCAATCAGCCAAAACatatttggaaaaaaagATTTTGAACTTCCCAGAATctgatttaaattctctCGTATATCATGCTATAAGAGCTCTTAAAACAACTATACCGAACGACGGAGA GTTCGATGTTGATGTGGTCTCCGTTGGCATTGTAGGCAAAGGAACTCCATGGAATCTTTTGGATCAAGATATGgtcaaaaaatatgttgatAAG ataaaggaagaagataatgataacaataacgACGTTACTATGCAataa
- a CDS encoding metalloprotease, with protein MGVTNLFHKPLHFEYYVLTVLLNEVFEQYLNFRQYRFIKRNLSGDRSLSDRNKVSDKLYKNTLNSLNVYLNSDEYHKTVEYSYDKLKFQVFSSLFHSAFGLVLLFYLFSPKVWRFSGGLFKKNNEYVQSLAFCGFKLLFDTAVDLPFSLYSDFVLEEKHGFNKKTYKLFVKDLLITLSLEVGLGGPFLAAVIFLVNWGGELFYFYVFGFIVVFNFIMIVIYPELIAPLFNKFEPLKDKELKEDIETLAKKLKFPLKEIKQMDGSKRSGHSNAYFYGLWKFKKIVVYDTILTQDRKEILAVVSHELGHWKHKDFYVRVSFSFVNIFAMFFVFKMFKDDKNMYNSFGFHGVNAFVIGITLFSNVFTLVGILINVLNVLMTRYQEYQADRFAVNLGLADDLIKSLVNLHKDNKAMIYNDPVYSWYHYTHPVLFERIYAIYQALDKYKK; from the exons atgGGTGTTACTAATTTGTTTCATAAACCACTTCATTTTGAATACTATGTTTTAACAGTTTTGTTAAATGAAGTATTTGAACAGTATTTGAATTTCCGCCAATATCGTTTCATTAAGCGAAATTTATCTGGAGACAGATCTCTTTCCGATAGAAATAAAGTCTCtgataaattatacaagAATACTTTAAATTCgttaaatgtttatttaaattctgaCGAATATCATAAGACTGTGGAATATTCATATGACAAACTGAAGTTCCAAGTTTTTAGTTCTCTTTTTCATTCGGCGTTCGGTTTagttcttttattttatctattttctCCAAAAGTTTGGAGATTTTCAGGAGGACTatttaagaaaaataaCGAATATGTGCAA tCCCTCGCCTTTtgtggatttaaattactATTTGACACAGCTGTTGATCTCCCATTTAGTCTATATTCAGACTTTGTACTAGAAGAAAAACACGGATTTAATAAGAAAACATACAAACTATTCGTGAAGGATTTGTTGATTACGCTTTCACTTGAAGTAGGACTGGGAGGTCCATTCTTGGCTGctgttatatttttggtCAACTGGGGAGGAGAACTGTTTTATTTCTAC GTTTTTGGATTCATCGTTGTTTTCAACTTCATAATGATTGTCATTTATCCAGAGTTGATTGCTCCTCTTTTCAATAAGTTTGAGCCTCTAAAGGATAAGGAATTGAAGGAAGATATTGAAACACTT GctaaaaaactaaaattccctttaaaggaaataaaacagATGGATGGATCCAAAAGGTCTGGACATTCTAATGCCTATTTCTACGGATTGTGGAAATTCAAAAAGATTGTTGTTTATGATACAATATTGACTCAAGATAGAAAAGAAATCCTTGCAGTTGTTTCACATGAATTAGGACACTGGAAACACAAAGATTTTTACGTCAGGGTCTCCTTCTCATTTGTGAACATATTTGCAATGTTTTTTGTCTTCAAAATGTTCAAAGATgacaaaaatatgtataatagtttCGGATTCCATGGAGTTAACGCATTCGTAATAG GAATCACCTTGTTCTCAAATGTGTTCACTCTTGTTGGAATCTtgattaatgttttaaacgTATTAATGACAAGATACCAGGAATACCAAGCTGACAGGTTTGCCGTTAATTTAGGTTTAGCTGATGACCTAATTAAATCCCTCGTCAATTTACACAAAGATAACAAGGCCATGATCTACAATGACCCAGTTTATTCATGGTATCACTACACACATCCAGTTTTATTCGAACGAATCTACGCAATTTATCAGGCTCTcgacaaatataaaaagtaa
- a CDS encoding proteasome subunit alpha type 1 encodes MYRNQYDTDCITWSPQGRLFQVEYAMESVKQGTCCVGIKSNTHLVLCALKRKISKLAQVQDKLYKVGEYIGVAMSGITSDAKMIISYMRNECLNNRFLYGCDITASQLVSLVSEKSQANTQISSKRPFGVGLLVAGYDEVTGLHLYETCPSGNVVEFNATAFGARCQSAKTYLEKKILNFPESDLNSLVYHAIRALKTTIPNDGEFDVDVVSVGIVGKGTPWNLLDQDMVKKYVDKVFDYIFLIPYSDKGRR; translated from the exons ATGTATAGGAACCAATACGATACTGATTGTATAACCTGGTCCCCTCAAGGACGTTTATTCCAAGTAGAATATGCTATGGAATCTGTCAAACAGGGAACTTGTTGTGTAGGTATAAAGTCGAATACACATTTg GTACTTTGTGCTCTTAAACGCAAGATTTCTAAGCTTGCTCAGGTTCAAGATAAACTATACAAAGTGGGTGAATATATCGGTGTTGCTATGTCCGGTATAACTTCTGATGCAAAAATGATAATCTCATATATGAGGAATGAATGTCTAAATAATAGATTCCTATATGGCTGTGATATTACTGCCTCTCAGCTCGTTTCACTTGTTTCCGAGA AATCTCAAGCTAACACTCAAATTTCTTCCAAGAGACCGTTTGGAGTAGGTCTTCTGGTCGCTGGATATGACGAGGTCACTGGTTTACACTTGTATGAGACTTGCCCATCCGGAAACGTTGTTGAGTTTAAT GCAACTGCTTTTGGAGCCAGGTGTCAATCAGCCAAAACatatttggaaaaaaagATTTTGAACTTCCCAGAATctgatttaaattctctCGTATATCATGCTATAAGAGCTCTTAAAACAACTATACCGAACGACGGAGA GTTCGATGTTGATGTGGTCTCCGTTGGCATTGTAGGCAAAGGAACTCCATGGAATCTTTTGGATCAAGATATGgtcaaaaaatatgttgatAAGGTATTTGACTATATATTTCTCATACCATATTCAGataaaggaagaagataa